In Equus przewalskii isolate Varuska chromosome 6, EquPr2, whole genome shotgun sequence, one DNA window encodes the following:
- the LOC103553866 gene encoding olfactory receptor 51F2-like, with protein sequence MPIFCNSTFPTFLLTGVSGLEWAHAWISIPFCCLYFTALSGNTLILFVVLTEPSLHEPMYYFLSMLSTTDIGLCISTLGTVLGIFWANIREISFSACLSQMFFIHLFTFMESSVLLAMAFDRFVAISNPLRYATILTYARITQIGLAVITRGTVILTPLVLLLKRLSFCCSHVLHHSYCFHPDVMKLSCSDTKINSAFGLTAIISTAGVDSIFILLSYVLIIRSVLNIASPEERKKAFSTCISHITAVAIFYIPLISLSFVHRFGKHVPPYVPTLIANVYLLIPPVMNPIIYSVKTKQIQKAMLKLVCSKGTHI encoded by the coding sequence ATGCCAATCTTCTGTAACTCCACTTTCCCTACTTTCCTCTTGACTGGGGTCTCTGGACTTGAATGGGCCCATGCCTGGATCTCCATCCCCTTCTGCTGCCTCTATTTCACTGCCCTTTCTGGAAATACCTTGATCCTGTTCGTAGTGCTTACTGAGCCAAGTCTTCACGAGCCCATGTACTATTTCCTCTCCATGTTGTCCACCACTGACATTGGCTTATGTATCTCTACATTGGGGACAGTACTGGGAATATTCTGGGCTAATATCCGGGAAATCAGCTTCAGTGCTTGCTTATCACAGATGTTCTTCATTCACCTCTTCACTTTTATGGAATCTTCGGTGCTCCTGGCTATGGCCTTTGATCGTTTTGTGGCCATTTCTAACCCTTTGAGATACGCTACCATTCTAACTTATGCAAGGATCACACAAATTGGTTTGGCAGTCATTACCAGGGGGACTGTCATTCTGACACCACTAGTTCTGCTTCTTAAGCGTTTATCATTCTGCTGCAGCCATGTGCTCCATCACTCCTACTGCTTCCACCCAGATGTGATGAAGCTGTCATGTTCAGATACAAAGATCAACAGTGCTTTTGGACTAACTGCAATTATCTCTACTGCTGGAGTGGACTCTATCTTTATCCTGCTTTCCTATGTCTTGATCATTCGCTCCGTTCTCAACATTGCATCCcctgaggagaggaaaaaggccTTCAGCACCTGCATTTCTCATATCACTGCTGTGGCCATATTCTACATCCCTTTGATCAGCCTGTCGTTTGTTCACAGATTTGGAAAACATGTTCCACCCTATGTACCCACACTCATTGCTAATGTATACTTGCTCATTCCACCTGTGATGAATCCCATCATCTATAGCGTGAAAACAAAGCAGATTCAAAAAGCTATGCTCAAACTTGTATGTTCCAAGGGAACTCACATTTAG